The proteins below come from a single Garra rufa chromosome 3, GarRuf1.0, whole genome shotgun sequence genomic window:
- the enosf1 gene encoding mitochondrial enolase superfamily member 1 isoform X4 has protein sequence MLESKIINLTVRDVRFPTSLEQHGSDAMHTDPDYSVAYVVLETDSDAALKGYGLTFTVGRGTEIVVCAVKALSTFVVGKNLKEIVSDFRGFYRLLSSDGQMRWIGPEKGVIQLAIAAILNAVWDLWARVEGKDPAKLVSCIDFRYITDALTEQEALEEQMLKDGYPAYTTSCAWLGYSDQQLTQLCSDALAQGWTKFKVKVGADLQDDIRRCSLIRKMIGPNNTLMIDANQRWDVNEAITWVTKLAEFRPLWIEEPTSPDDILGHASISKALAPLGIGVATGEQCHNRVMFKQFLQASALQFVQIDSCRVGSVNENLAIILMAAKFNVPVCPHAGGVGLCELVQHLILFDYISVSASLNNRMCEYVDHLHEHFISPTIIRNAHYMPPKDPGYSCEMLEESVQKHLYPQGEVWRAIEQQGKQ, from the exons ATGCTAGAAAGCAAAATAATAAATTTGACAGTGCGCGACGTAAGATTCCCTACGTCACTGGAACAGCATGGATCAGATGCAATG CATACCGATCCAGATTACTCTGTCGCATATGTTGTTCTCGAGACGGACTCTGATGCTGCACTGAAAGGTTATGGGTTGACTTTTACTGTAGGAAGAGGGACGGAAATCG TGGTATGTGCAGTTAAAGCCTTGTCTACTTTTGTGGTTGGGAAGAATTTGAAGGAGATAGTCAGTGACTTCAGAGGCTTCTACAGACTCCTAAGCAGCGATGGTCAGATGAGATGG ATTGGGCCAGAAAAAGGAGTAATTCAGCTGGCGATAGCAGCCATTCTGAATGCTGTGTGGGATTTATGGGCGCGAGTGGAGGGCAAG GATCCTGCAAAGTTGGTCAGCTGTATTGATTTCAGATATATCACTGATGCACTGACTGAGCAAGAAGCTTTAG AGGAGCAGATGTTAAAGGACGGCTATCCTGCCTACACCACTTCCTGTGCCTGGCTGGGATACTCTGACCAACAACTAACCCAG CTCTGCTCTGACGCTCTTGCCCAAGGATGGACTAAATTTAAAGTGAAGGTTGGGGCTGATTTGCAGGATGACATCCGTAGATGCAGCCTTATCCGGAAGATGATTGGACCTAACAACACCCTG ATGATTGATGCCAACCAGCGATGGGATGTTAATGAAGCAATTACTTGGGTAACCAAGCTGGCAGAGTTTCGCCCCCTGTGGATTGAGGAACCCACATCTCCTGATGATATTTTAGGACATGCCTCCATCTCTAAG gcaCTTGCACCCTTGGGTATTGGAGTCGCAACTGGAGAACAG TGCCATAACAGAGTAATGTTTAAGCAATTTCTCCAGGCCTCGGCTCTACAGTTTGTTCAGATTGACAGTTGCAGGGTAGGCAGTGTGAATGAAAACCTTGCCATCATACTCATGGCTGCTAAGTTTAATG TTCCTGTGTGTCCTCATGCCGGGGGTGTGGGACTGTGTGAGCTTGTTCAGCACCTTATTTTATTTGACTACATTTCAGTGTCTGCTAGTTTAAATAATAG GATGTGTGAGTATGTGGATCACCTTCATGAACATTTCATAAGCCCCACCATCATTAGAAATGCCCACTACATGCCACCAAAG GACCCTGGATACTCTTGTGAAATGCTGGAAGAATCTGTGCAAAAGCACCTGTATCCTCAGGGTGAGGTTTGGAGAGCCATTGAGCAGCAGGGGAAACAGTAA
- the enosf1 gene encoding mitochondrial enolase superfamily member 1 isoform X3: MLESKIINLTVRDVRFPTSLEQHGSDAMHTDPDYSVAYVVLETDSDAALKGYGLTFTVGRGTEIVVCAVKALSTFVVGKNLKEIVSDFRGFYRLLSSDGQMRWIGPEKGVIQLAIAAILNAVWDLWARVEGKPLWKLLVDMDPAKLVSCIDFRYITDALTEQEALEEQMLKDGYPAYTTSCAWLGYSDQQLTQLCSDALAQGWTKFKVKVGADLQDDIRRCSLIRKMIGPNNTLMIDANQRWDVNEAITWVTKLAEFRPLWIEEPTSPDDILGHASISKALAPLGIGVATGEQCHNRVMFKQFLQASALQFVQIDSCRVGSVNENLAIILMAAKFNVPVCPHAGGVGLCELVQHLILFDYISVSASLNNRMCEYVDHLHEHFISPTIIRNAHYMPPKDPGYSCEMLEESVQKHLYPQGEVWRAIEQQGKQ, translated from the exons ATGCTAGAAAGCAAAATAATAAATTTGACAGTGCGCGACGTAAGATTCCCTACGTCACTGGAACAGCATGGATCAGATGCAATG CATACCGATCCAGATTACTCTGTCGCATATGTTGTTCTCGAGACGGACTCTGATGCTGCACTGAAAGGTTATGGGTTGACTTTTACTGTAGGAAGAGGGACGGAAATCG TGGTATGTGCAGTTAAAGCCTTGTCTACTTTTGTGGTTGGGAAGAATTTGAAGGAGATAGTCAGTGACTTCAGAGGCTTCTACAGACTCCTAAGCAGCGATGGTCAGATGAGATGG ATTGGGCCAGAAAAAGGAGTAATTCAGCTGGCGATAGCAGCCATTCTGAATGCTGTGTGGGATTTATGGGCGCGAGTGGAGGGCAAG CCCTTGTGGAAGCTACTTGTTGACATG GATCCTGCAAAGTTGGTCAGCTGTATTGATTTCAGATATATCACTGATGCACTGACTGAGCAAGAAGCTTTAG AGGAGCAGATGTTAAAGGACGGCTATCCTGCCTACACCACTTCCTGTGCCTGGCTGGGATACTCTGACCAACAACTAACCCAG CTCTGCTCTGACGCTCTTGCCCAAGGATGGACTAAATTTAAAGTGAAGGTTGGGGCTGATTTGCAGGATGACATCCGTAGATGCAGCCTTATCCGGAAGATGATTGGACCTAACAACACCCTG ATGATTGATGCCAACCAGCGATGGGATGTTAATGAAGCAATTACTTGGGTAACCAAGCTGGCAGAGTTTCGCCCCCTGTGGATTGAGGAACCCACATCTCCTGATGATATTTTAGGACATGCCTCCATCTCTAAG gcaCTTGCACCCTTGGGTATTGGAGTCGCAACTGGAGAACAG TGCCATAACAGAGTAATGTTTAAGCAATTTCTCCAGGCCTCGGCTCTACAGTTTGTTCAGATTGACAGTTGCAGGGTAGGCAGTGTGAATGAAAACCTTGCCATCATACTCATGGCTGCTAAGTTTAATG TTCCTGTGTGTCCTCATGCCGGGGGTGTGGGACTGTGTGAGCTTGTTCAGCACCTTATTTTATTTGACTACATTTCAGTGTCTGCTAGTTTAAATAATAG GATGTGTGAGTATGTGGATCACCTTCATGAACATTTCATAAGCCCCACCATCATTAGAAATGCCCACTACATGCCACCAAAG GACCCTGGATACTCTTGTGAAATGCTGGAAGAATCTGTGCAAAAGCACCTGTATCCTCAGGGTGAGGTTTGGAGAGCCATTGAGCAGCAGGGGAAACAGTAA
- the enosf1 gene encoding mitochondrial enolase superfamily member 1 isoform X1 codes for MLESKIINLTVRDVRFPTSLEQHGSDAMHTDPDYSVAYVVLETDSDAALKGYGLTFTVGRGTEIVVCAVKALSTFVVGKNLKEIVSDFRGFYRLLSSDGQMRWIGPEKGVIQLAIAAILNAVWDLWARVEGKPLWKLLVDMDPAKLVSCIDFRYITDALTEQEALDILVKAKTGQKNREEQMLKDGYPAYTTSCAWLGYSDQQLTQLCSDALAQGWTKFKVKVGADLQDDIRRCSLIRKMIGPNNTLMIDANQRWDVNEAITWVTKLAEFRPLWIEEPTSPDDILGHASISKALAPLGIGVATGEQCHNRVMFKQFLQASALQFVQIDSCRVGSVNENLAIILMAAKFNVPVCPHAGGVGLCELVQHLILFDYISVSASLNNRMCEYVDHLHEHFISPTIIRNAHYMPPKDPGYSCEMLEESVQKHLYPQGEVWRAIEQQGKQ; via the exons ATGCTAGAAAGCAAAATAATAAATTTGACAGTGCGCGACGTAAGATTCCCTACGTCACTGGAACAGCATGGATCAGATGCAATG CATACCGATCCAGATTACTCTGTCGCATATGTTGTTCTCGAGACGGACTCTGATGCTGCACTGAAAGGTTATGGGTTGACTTTTACTGTAGGAAGAGGGACGGAAATCG TGGTATGTGCAGTTAAAGCCTTGTCTACTTTTGTGGTTGGGAAGAATTTGAAGGAGATAGTCAGTGACTTCAGAGGCTTCTACAGACTCCTAAGCAGCGATGGTCAGATGAGATGG ATTGGGCCAGAAAAAGGAGTAATTCAGCTGGCGATAGCAGCCATTCTGAATGCTGTGTGGGATTTATGGGCGCGAGTGGAGGGCAAG CCCTTGTGGAAGCTACTTGTTGACATG GATCCTGCAAAGTTGGTCAGCTGTATTGATTTCAGATATATCACTGATGCACTGACTGAGCAAGAAGCTTTAG atatattGGTAAAAGCAAAAACAGGGCAGAAAAATAGAG AGGAGCAGATGTTAAAGGACGGCTATCCTGCCTACACCACTTCCTGTGCCTGGCTGGGATACTCTGACCAACAACTAACCCAG CTCTGCTCTGACGCTCTTGCCCAAGGATGGACTAAATTTAAAGTGAAGGTTGGGGCTGATTTGCAGGATGACATCCGTAGATGCAGCCTTATCCGGAAGATGATTGGACCTAACAACACCCTG ATGATTGATGCCAACCAGCGATGGGATGTTAATGAAGCAATTACTTGGGTAACCAAGCTGGCAGAGTTTCGCCCCCTGTGGATTGAGGAACCCACATCTCCTGATGATATTTTAGGACATGCCTCCATCTCTAAG gcaCTTGCACCCTTGGGTATTGGAGTCGCAACTGGAGAACAG TGCCATAACAGAGTAATGTTTAAGCAATTTCTCCAGGCCTCGGCTCTACAGTTTGTTCAGATTGACAGTTGCAGGGTAGGCAGTGTGAATGAAAACCTTGCCATCATACTCATGGCTGCTAAGTTTAATG TTCCTGTGTGTCCTCATGCCGGGGGTGTGGGACTGTGTGAGCTTGTTCAGCACCTTATTTTATTTGACTACATTTCAGTGTCTGCTAGTTTAAATAATAG GATGTGTGAGTATGTGGATCACCTTCATGAACATTTCATAAGCCCCACCATCATTAGAAATGCCCACTACATGCCACCAAAG GACCCTGGATACTCTTGTGAAATGCTGGAAGAATCTGTGCAAAAGCACCTGTATCCTCAGGGTGAGGTTTGGAGAGCCATTGAGCAGCAGGGGAAACAGTAA
- the enosf1 gene encoding mitochondrial enolase superfamily member 1 isoform X2, giving the protein MLESKIINLTVRDVRFPTSLEQHGSDAMHTDPDYSVAYVVLETDSDAALKGYGLTFTVGRGTEIVVCAVKALSTFVVGKNLKEIVSDFRGFYRLLSSDGQMRWIGPEKGVIQLAIAAILNAVWDLWARVEGKDPAKLVSCIDFRYITDALTEQEALDILVKAKTGQKNREEQMLKDGYPAYTTSCAWLGYSDQQLTQLCSDALAQGWTKFKVKVGADLQDDIRRCSLIRKMIGPNNTLMIDANQRWDVNEAITWVTKLAEFRPLWIEEPTSPDDILGHASISKALAPLGIGVATGEQCHNRVMFKQFLQASALQFVQIDSCRVGSVNENLAIILMAAKFNVPVCPHAGGVGLCELVQHLILFDYISVSASLNNRMCEYVDHLHEHFISPTIIRNAHYMPPKDPGYSCEMLEESVQKHLYPQGEVWRAIEQQGKQ; this is encoded by the exons ATGCTAGAAAGCAAAATAATAAATTTGACAGTGCGCGACGTAAGATTCCCTACGTCACTGGAACAGCATGGATCAGATGCAATG CATACCGATCCAGATTACTCTGTCGCATATGTTGTTCTCGAGACGGACTCTGATGCTGCACTGAAAGGTTATGGGTTGACTTTTACTGTAGGAAGAGGGACGGAAATCG TGGTATGTGCAGTTAAAGCCTTGTCTACTTTTGTGGTTGGGAAGAATTTGAAGGAGATAGTCAGTGACTTCAGAGGCTTCTACAGACTCCTAAGCAGCGATGGTCAGATGAGATGG ATTGGGCCAGAAAAAGGAGTAATTCAGCTGGCGATAGCAGCCATTCTGAATGCTGTGTGGGATTTATGGGCGCGAGTGGAGGGCAAG GATCCTGCAAAGTTGGTCAGCTGTATTGATTTCAGATATATCACTGATGCACTGACTGAGCAAGAAGCTTTAG atatattGGTAAAAGCAAAAACAGGGCAGAAAAATAGAG AGGAGCAGATGTTAAAGGACGGCTATCCTGCCTACACCACTTCCTGTGCCTGGCTGGGATACTCTGACCAACAACTAACCCAG CTCTGCTCTGACGCTCTTGCCCAAGGATGGACTAAATTTAAAGTGAAGGTTGGGGCTGATTTGCAGGATGACATCCGTAGATGCAGCCTTATCCGGAAGATGATTGGACCTAACAACACCCTG ATGATTGATGCCAACCAGCGATGGGATGTTAATGAAGCAATTACTTGGGTAACCAAGCTGGCAGAGTTTCGCCCCCTGTGGATTGAGGAACCCACATCTCCTGATGATATTTTAGGACATGCCTCCATCTCTAAG gcaCTTGCACCCTTGGGTATTGGAGTCGCAACTGGAGAACAG TGCCATAACAGAGTAATGTTTAAGCAATTTCTCCAGGCCTCGGCTCTACAGTTTGTTCAGATTGACAGTTGCAGGGTAGGCAGTGTGAATGAAAACCTTGCCATCATACTCATGGCTGCTAAGTTTAATG TTCCTGTGTGTCCTCATGCCGGGGGTGTGGGACTGTGTGAGCTTGTTCAGCACCTTATTTTATTTGACTACATTTCAGTGTCTGCTAGTTTAAATAATAG GATGTGTGAGTATGTGGATCACCTTCATGAACATTTCATAAGCCCCACCATCATTAGAAATGCCCACTACATGCCACCAAAG GACCCTGGATACTCTTGTGAAATGCTGGAAGAATCTGTGCAAAAGCACCTGTATCCTCAGGGTGAGGTTTGGAGAGCCATTGAGCAGCAGGGGAAACAGTAA